In one window of Aceticella autotrophica DNA:
- the argB gene encoding acetylglutamate kinase produces the protein MIKRQKYGDEIAKAEILIEALPYIRKFSGKTVVIKYGGNAMIDCKIKRMVMQDIVLMKYVGLNPVVVHGGGPDINKMLEKLNIKSNFVNGLRVTDEATMNIVEMVLTGKINKEIVSIVNELGGKAIGISGKDGGLLKAEKDISNGDIGYVGKIVNVDIDVITMMLDKGYIPVIAPCAIGPEGKTYNVNGDTAAGKIAEALKAEKFILLTDVEGILTDVNDKNSVISRINFDNAKKLIDSGIIKGGMIPKLKCCINAIENGVKRAHIIDGRLTHSLLLEIFTDEGIGTMIGKECFDDDNL, from the coding sequence ATGATAAAAAGGCAAAAATATGGTGATGAAATTGCAAAAGCTGAGATATTGATAGAGGCACTTCCATATATCAGGAAATTCTCCGGTAAAACAGTAGTAATAAAGTATGGCGGTAATGCTATGATAGACTGCAAAATAAAACGAATGGTCATGCAGGATATTGTATTGATGAAATATGTAGGTTTAAATCCGGTTGTAGTACATGGCGGCGGTCCGGATATAAATAAGATGCTTGAAAAACTAAATATTAAATCAAATTTTGTTAATGGACTCAGGGTTACAGATGAAGCTACAATGAATATTGTTGAAATGGTTTTAACAGGCAAGATAAATAAAGAGATAGTATCAATCGTAAATGAATTGGGAGGAAAGGCAATAGGTATCAGCGGAAAAGACGGCGGATTATTGAAAGCTGAAAAAGATATTTCAAATGGTGATATAGGATATGTTGGAAAAATTGTCAATGTAGATATTGATGTAATAACAATGATGCTTGATAAAGGATATATTCCTGTTATAGCTCCCTGCGCCATAGGACCTGAAGGAAAAACATATAATGTCAATGGTGATACGGCGGCAGGAAAGATTGCAGAGGCATTGAAGGCGGAGAAATTTATATTGCTTACAGATGTTGAGGGGATATTGACAGATGTTAATGATAAAAACAGCGTTATATCAAGAATTAATTTCGATAATGCAAAAAAATTAATTGATTCAGGTATAATTAAAGGTGGCATGATACCAAAATTAAAATGCTGTATAAATGCGATTGAAAATGGTGTTAAAAGAGCCCATATCATTGATGGAAGGCTGACGCATTCGCTGCTTTTGGAGATATTTACAGATGAAGGAATAGGAACTATGATTGGAAAGGAGTGCTTTGATGATGACAATCTCTGA
- a CDS encoding sensor protein KdpD — MNDNFKRLTPEEALKIANEKKRGRLKIFLGYAPGVGKTYSMLDEANRRLKRGQDVVIGYLETHGRKGTEEKIGNIEVIPRKKIEYKGIMMEEMDLDAVIKRHPEVAIVDELAHTNVPGSKNKKRYEDVQEILDAGIDVLTTLNIQHLESLNDTIKQITGITVRETIPDSIVANADEIEIIDVPPEALQNRIKRGDVYAAEKIDQCLKNFFRKGNLNALRELVLRQTADEVDEDLEEYMKEQGINDNWQTNERIMVCISQNPLAKKLIRRGLRRARSFKCDWIVVYVECTNIFAPKLTKKDREILEGHFKLAKELGAEVVTLKGKSASEELLRYANERHVTQIIMGHSNRSKLQTFFRGSTLLNLISKAKNIEIHVIPYI; from the coding sequence ATGAATGATAATTTTAAACGATTGACCCCTGAAGAAGCACTTAAAATTGCTAACGAAAAAAAAAGAGGCAGGCTTAAGATATTTTTAGGCTATGCACCGGGTGTGGGAAAGACATATTCTATGCTGGACGAAGCAAATAGGAGGCTAAAAAGAGGTCAGGATGTAGTTATAGGATATTTAGAAACACACGGCAGAAAAGGTACAGAGGAGAAAATCGGTAATATTGAAGTTATACCGAGAAAAAAAATTGAATATAAAGGCATTATGATGGAAGAAATGGACCTTGATGCTGTAATCAAAAGGCACCCGGAGGTTGCAATAGTAGATGAATTAGCACATACGAATGTACCCGGTTCCAAAAATAAAAAAAGGTATGAGGATGTTCAAGAAATTCTTGATGCCGGGATAGATGTATTAACAACTTTAAATATTCAGCATCTTGAAAGTTTGAACGATACTATAAAACAAATTACAGGCATAACAGTAAGAGAAACAATACCTGACAGTATCGTTGCGAATGCTGATGAAATTGAAATTATTGATGTACCTCCCGAAGCCCTTCAGAACAGGATTAAAAGAGGAGATGTTTATGCGGCTGAAAAGATAGACCAGTGTCTTAAAAATTTCTTTAGGAAAGGAAATCTAAATGCACTTCGAGAACTGGTTTTGAGACAGACGGCAGATGAGGTTGATGAAGACCTTGAAGAGTACATGAAAGAGCAGGGTATCAATGATAATTGGCAAACAAATGAAAGGATTATGGTTTGCATAAGCCAGAACCCCCTTGCAAAAAAATTAATAAGACGAGGGCTTAGAAGAGCAAGAAGTTTCAAATGTGACTGGATTGTTGTATATGTTGAGTGCACAAACATATTTGCACCTAAATTAACAAAAAAGGATAGGGAAATTTTGGAAGGTCATTTTAAGCTTGCAAAAGAACTTGGAGCCGAAGTTGTAACACTAAAGGGAAAAAGTGCTTCCGAAGAACTGCTGAGGTATGCCAATGAAAGACATGTCACGCAAATAATCATGGGACATTCAAATAGGTCTAAGCTTCAAACATTTTTTAGAGGGTCTACCCTTTTAAATCTTATTAGTAAAGCAAAAAATATTGAAATACATGTCATACCATATATATAA
- a CDS encoding acetylornithine transaminase — translation MTISDDKKYVMNTYGRYPVTLIKGNGSKVWDSDGNVYLDFVAGIAVNSLGHCHPAVVDAIKEQADTLIHCSNLYWNEKQIKLAKLIAENSFGDQVFFANSGAEANEGAIKLARKYASLKYGEKRFKIISAKNSFHGRTFGALTATGQQKYHKGFGPLLGGFKYVPFNETNALLDAVDDETCAVMLEVIQGEGGINEGSYEYIKTAREICDKKDILLIIDEVQTGIGRTGKLFAYEHYGIAPDIMTLAKALGGGVPISAVVAKEEVAVFKPGDHASTFGGNPLACAAAIAVIEEITKPGFLEDVQNKGEYFKKGLETLKGKHSIIKEVRGKGLMIGCQTNLEEAGGIVSKAMEKGLLLNCIGHNVLRFVPPLIVTKDEINTALNILDDVLSEMGI, via the coding sequence ATGACAATCTCTGATGATAAAAAATATGTCATGAACACATATGGAAGGTATCCGGTTACCTTAATAAAAGGGAATGGCTCGAAGGTTTGGGATAGTGATGGGAATGTCTACCTTGATTTTGTCGCAGGTATTGCGGTAAATTCATTGGGACATTGTCATCCTGCTGTTGTAGATGCCATAAAGGAACAGGCAGATACCTTGATACATTGTTCAAATTTATACTGGAATGAAAAACAGATAAAACTTGCAAAGCTGATTGCAGAAAATTCCTTCGGGGATCAGGTATTTTTCGCAAACAGCGGTGCAGAGGCAAATGAAGGTGCGATAAAGCTCGCAAGAAAATATGCGTCGCTTAAATACGGTGAAAAAAGGTTTAAGATAATATCAGCAAAAAACTCGTTTCATGGAAGAACGTTTGGTGCATTAACAGCAACAGGACAGCAGAAATACCATAAAGGCTTCGGACCATTGCTGGGAGGGTTCAAATATGTTCCATTCAATGAAACCAATGCATTATTAGATGCTGTCGATGATGAAACATGTGCTGTTATGCTTGAGGTTATACAGGGAGAAGGGGGTATCAACGAAGGAAGCTATGAATATATAAAAACCGCAAGGGAAATATGCGATAAAAAAGATATCCTCTTAATAATTGATGAAGTTCAGACAGGTATCGGCAGGACAGGGAAATTATTTGCATATGAGCATTATGGAATAGCACCGGATATTATGACACTTGCAAAGGCTTTAGGAGGGGGTGTACCTATAAGTGCTGTTGTAGCAAAAGAAGAGGTTGCAGTATTTAAACCCGGCGATCATGCCTCTACATTTGGCGGAAATCCTCTTGCATGTGCTGCTGCCATAGCAGTAATAGAAGAAATCACTAAACCGGGTTTTCTTGAGGATGTTCAAAATAAGGGTGAATATTTCAAGAAAGGGCTTGAAACCTTAAAGGGCAAACACAGTATTATAAAAGAGGTAAGGGGCAAAGGATTAATGATAGGTTGCCAGACAAATCTTGAGGAAGCCGGTGGAATAGTTTCAAAAGCAATGGAGAAGGGTTTGCTGCTAAATTGTATCGGTCATAATGTTTTAAGGTTTGTGCCACCCCTTATTGTGACAAAAGATGAAATAAATACCGCATTAAACATACTTGACGATGTACTGAGTGAAATGGGGATATAA
- the argJ gene encoding bifunctional glutamate N-acetyltransferase/amino-acid acetyltransferase ArgJ, producing MEEIEVIEGGITSPKGFKAAGVHSGIKKCKKDLALIYTEKKANAAAVFTTNKVKAAPVLLDMENIRKSEAQAIVVNSGNANACTGEKGYEDALKMAEKTAEMLKIDKNDVLVCSTGVIGVPLPIDFCLKGIESAAESLSEKGGDDAAEAIMTTDTFKKVIAVKFNIDGKTVKMGGMAKGSGMIHPNMATMLSFITTDANISKEALNKALKKSVDVSYNTISVDGDMSTNDTNIILANGMAENKLIEVNSKEFEIFYRAIEYVNKNLAKMIVKDGEGATKFIEVVVINAKTENDARLAAKSIINSNLVKTAIFGEDANWGRIITAAGYSGADFDPQNVSIFIKSSKGEIKVCENGGYVNFDEGLAKEILKEKEINIMIDLKSGEFSSTAWGCDLSYDYVKINGSYRT from the coding sequence GTGGAAGAAATTGAGGTTATAGAAGGTGGTATTACATCACCAAAAGGGTTTAAAGCGGCAGGAGTACATTCAGGTATAAAGAAGTGTAAAAAAGACCTTGCACTTATATACACAGAAAAAAAAGCGAATGCAGCGGCGGTATTTACTACAAATAAGGTTAAAGCAGCCCCGGTGCTTCTTGATATGGAAAATATTAGAAAGAGTGAAGCACAGGCAATTGTTGTAAACAGTGGCAATGCAAATGCTTGTACGGGTGAAAAAGGCTACGAAGATGCTTTGAAAATGGCTGAAAAGACGGCAGAGATGCTTAAAATTGATAAAAATGATGTTTTAGTATGTTCAACCGGTGTTATAGGAGTTCCGCTTCCTATAGACTTTTGTTTAAAAGGGATAGAATCGGCAGCAGAAAGTTTGTCGGAAAAAGGCGGTGATGATGCAGCAGAGGCAATAATGACGACAGATACTTTTAAAAAGGTAATTGCAGTTAAGTTCAATATAGATGGCAAAACCGTAAAAATGGGTGGTATGGCAAAAGGCTCAGGGATGATACATCCAAATATGGCGACAATGCTTTCATTTATAACAACAGATGCCAATATATCGAAGGAAGCCTTAAACAAGGCTTTGAAAAAATCTGTTGATGTTTCCTATAATACGATATCTGTTGATGGTGATATGAGTACAAATGATACAAATATTATTCTTGCCAACGGTATGGCTGAGAACAAGCTTATTGAAGTGAATAGTAAAGAATTTGAGATATTTTACAGGGCAATAGAATATGTTAATAAAAACCTTGCCAAGATGATTGTAAAAGATGGCGAAGGGGCGACAAAATTTATAGAGGTTGTGGTTATAAATGCAAAAACTGAAAATGATGCCCGTCTTGCAGCAAAATCAATTATAAATTCAAATCTTGTAAAAACGGCGATTTTTGGTGAAGATGCTAACTGGGGAAGGATAATTACAGCAGCAGGATATTCCGGCGCTGACTTTGACCCTCAAAATGTCAGCATATTTATTAAAAGCTCAAAAGGCGAAATCAAGGTTTGCGAAAATGGAGGATATGTCAATTTTGATGAAGGTTTAGCTAAGGAAATCCTTAAAGAGAAGGAAATAAATATAATGATTGACTTGAAATCCGGAGAATTCAGCAGTACAGCATGGGGATGCGATTTAAGCTATGACTATGTAAAGATAAATGGGAGTTATAGGACATGA
- the kdpB gene encoding potassium-transporting ATPase subunit KdpB gives MVNEEVQKHTKTDKKLLFEAIKESFKKLNPKIQFHNPVMFIVEIGAVLTTLITLRDYYDGKTALALFEIQLSVWLWFTVIFANFAEALAEGRGKAQADTLRKMRKDVKAKKLTPAGKIEIVSGSSLRKGDIVLVETGDIIPGDGEVIEGVASVDESAITGESAPVIRESGGDRSSVTSGTKVISDWIKVKISSDPGHSFLDKMISLVEGAKRQKTPNEIALNILLIGLTIIFLLVTVTLEPYALYSGTRVSVPTLIALLVCLIPTTIGGLLSAIGIAGMDRLVKRNILAMSGRAVEAAGDVDILLLDKTGTITFGNRMASEFIPADGVSPEQLADAAQLSSLPDETPEGRSIVILAKDKYGIRGRNLSEAEATFIPFSAKTRMSGINIKGREIRKGASDAIKNYVEQLGGTMPQNVLDTVNKIAKSGGTPLVVAEGKDVLGVIHLKDVVKGGIKERFAELRKMGIKTVMITGDNPLTASTIAKEAGVDDFVAEATPETKLALIKDYQSKGHLVAMTGDGTNDAPALAQADVGVAMNSGTQAAKEAGNMVDLDSSPTKLIDIVEIGKQLLMTRGSLTTFSIANDVAKYFAIIPAIFSTTYPVLNVLNIMHLQTPGSAILSAIIFNALIIVALIPLALRGVKYRPLGSETILKRNMLIYGVGGLIVPFIGIKIIDIIITALGIVH, from the coding sequence ATGGTAAATGAAGAAGTACAAAAACATACAAAAACTGATAAAAAGCTTTTGTTCGAAGCAATTAAAGAATCCTTCAAAAAATTAAATCCAAAGATTCAATTTCATAATCCTGTTATGTTTATTGTTGAGATAGGTGCAGTTTTAACAACCCTTATCACATTAAGAGATTATTATGATGGAAAAACCGCACTCGCCCTTTTTGAAATACAATTGTCCGTTTGGCTGTGGTTTACCGTAATATTTGCAAATTTTGCCGAGGCATTGGCAGAAGGTCGTGGAAAAGCACAGGCTGACACTTTAAGAAAAATGAGAAAGGATGTTAAAGCGAAAAAATTAACACCTGCCGGAAAAATAGAAATTGTTTCGGGTTCAAGCCTTCGCAAGGGTGATATTGTACTTGTGGAAACCGGCGATATCATACCTGGTGACGGTGAAGTAATAGAAGGTGTTGCCTCTGTAGACGAAAGTGCAATTACGGGAGAATCCGCACCTGTTATAAGAGAATCCGGCGGTGACAGAAGTTCTGTAACATCAGGCACAAAGGTAATATCAGACTGGATAAAGGTCAAAATTTCCTCTGACCCAGGTCATTCATTCCTTGATAAAATGATAAGCCTTGTTGAGGGAGCAAAACGGCAGAAAACACCTAATGAAATAGCCTTAAATATATTACTGATCGGACTAACCATTATCTTTCTACTTGTAACGGTGACATTAGAACCTTATGCCTTATATTCCGGCACAAGGGTATCAGTACCTACGCTAATCGCTTTGCTTGTATGCCTTATACCAACTACTATCGGAGGTCTTTTAAGCGCAATAGGAATAGCAGGTATGGATCGGCTTGTCAAGAGAAATATCCTTGCAATGTCCGGACGTGCTGTTGAAGCTGCCGGTGATGTTGATATACTTCTCCTTGATAAAACAGGTACAATTACGTTTGGCAATCGTATGGCAAGTGAATTTATACCTGCAGATGGTGTTTCACCAGAACAATTAGCAGATGCAGCACAGCTTTCCTCTCTGCCTGATGAAACCCCGGAAGGCAGAAGCATTGTAATACTTGCTAAGGATAAATATGGTATCAGAGGACGTAATTTGTCAGAAGCAGAGGCTACATTTATCCCCTTTAGCGCAAAAACACGCATGAGCGGTATTAACATAAAGGGTAGAGAAATCCGCAAAGGCGCATCTGACGCTATTAAAAATTATGTTGAACAGCTTGGAGGAACAATGCCTCAGAATGTTTTGGATACTGTAAATAAGATAGCTAAAAGCGGAGGTACTCCGTTAGTAGTCGCTGAAGGTAAAGATGTCCTCGGCGTCATACATCTGAAAGATGTTGTAAAAGGTGGTATTAAAGAACGTTTTGCCGAACTAAGAAAGATGGGTATAAAAACCGTCATGATAACCGGCGATAATCCTCTTACCGCATCAACAATTGCAAAAGAAGCTGGTGTTGATGACTTTGTTGCTGAAGCAACCCCTGAAACGAAATTAGCTTTGATTAAAGATTATCAATCAAAAGGGCACCTCGTTGCGATGACAGGTGACGGTACCAACGATGCTCCGGCATTAGCACAAGCAGATGTTGGTGTTGCGATGAATTCCGGCACACAGGCAGCAAAAGAAGCTGGTAATATGGTTGACCTTGACTCAAGCCCAACAAAACTTATAGATATTGTTGAGATAGGCAAACAGCTTTTAATGACCCGTGGTTCACTTACAACCTTTAGTATTGCAAATGATGTCGCAAAATATTTTGCAATAATACCCGCAATTTTTTCAACAACATACCCTGTGTTGAATGTGCTGAATATTATGCATTTACAAACACCTGGAAGTGCAATACTTTCCGCCATCATTTTTAATGCCCTTATTATTGTGGCACTTATACCTCTTGCACTAAGAGGCGTAAAGTACAGACCTTTAGGTTCAGAAACCATATTAAAAAGAAATATGCTTATATATGGGGTCGGTGGTTTGATTGTACCATTTATAGGTATTAAAATAATTGACATCATTATTACAGCACTTGGTATCGTACATTAA
- the kdpC gene encoding potassium-transporting ATPase subunit KdpC: protein MIKNTALRAALLLIVMTLLLGLIYPLTVTGVAQILFHNKANGSMIVKNGKIIGSKLIGQNFKNPAYFHGRPSAAGKDGYDATASSGSNLGPTNKALIDDAKKLSEQVRKENEIPENQPVPSDLITSSASGLDPDISIDAAYVQIPRIAKIRGISEGKLKELVNSHITGRQFGILGEKRVNVLMLNTALDDLKK from the coding sequence ATGATTAAAAATACAGCATTGAGAGCGGCATTGCTCTTAATCGTGATGACACTCTTATTAGGCTTGATATATCCTCTTACGGTAACCGGTGTCGCACAGATATTATTTCATAATAAAGCAAATGGAAGCATGATAGTAAAAAATGGTAAAATAATCGGTTCTAAACTTATTGGTCAAAATTTTAAAAATCCCGCTTATTTTCACGGACGCCCATCAGCCGCAGGAAAAGATGGTTATGATGCAACAGCTTCATCAGGTTCTAATCTTGGTCCGACAAACAAGGCATTGATCGATGATGCTAAAAAATTATCAGAACAGGTACGTAAAGAAAATGAGATACCGGAAAATCAGCCTGTGCCCTCTGACCTCATTACATCTTCTGCCAGCGGTCTTGACCCTGACATAAGTATTGATGCCGCATATGTGCAGATACCAAGAATAGCAAAGATACGAGGTATATCTGAGGGAAAGCTTAAAGAACTTGTAAACAGTCATATAACAGGAAGACAATTTGGAATATTAGGAGAAAAGAGGGTTAACGTTCTAATGTTAAACACAGCCCTTGATGACTTAAAAAAATAA
- a CDS encoding VTT domain-containing protein, with protein sequence MSLIVNLINFILHIDKYLGNIIQTYGFETYLIIFLIIFMETGFVITPFLPGDSLLFAAGAFAAIGALNIFVLFIAVAAAAVIGDTVNYHIGKILGKKIYESDTKLIKKEHLVEARDFYEKYGSLTIVIGRFIPIIRTFVPFVAGVGEMNYFKFLTFNVIGGVTWAGVFTFGGYFFGNLDIVKNNFGIIMIAIIVISLVPAVIGVLKKRVA encoded by the coding sequence ATGAGTTTAATTGTTAATTTAATTAATTTTATACTGCATATTGATAAATATCTTGGCAATATTATACAGACATATGGATTTGAAACATATTTAATCATTTTTTTAATAATTTTTATGGAAACAGGGTTTGTTATAACGCCATTTTTACCCGGTGATTCTCTTTTGTTTGCGGCAGGGGCATTTGCTGCTATTGGGGCTCTTAATATTTTTGTACTTTTTATTGCAGTAGCGGCTGCAGCAGTTATTGGCGATACCGTAAATTATCATATTGGTAAGATATTAGGTAAAAAGATTTATGAATCAGATACAAAGCTTATTAAAAAGGAGCATCTTGTAGAAGCACGGGATTTTTATGAAAAATATGGGTCATTGACAATTGTCATAGGAAGGTTTATTCCGATCATAAGAACCTTTGTACCATTTGTGGCAGGGGTAGGAGAAATGAATTATTTCAAGTTTTTAACCTTTAATGTGATAGGCGGTGTTACATGGGCTGGTGTATTTACCTTTGGCGGATATTTTTTTGGAAATCTCGATATAGTAAAGAACAATTTTGGCATTATTATGATTGCGATAATTGTAATATCTTTAGTTCCTGCGGTTATAGGGGTTTTGAAAAAGAGGGTTGCTTAA
- the argH gene encoding argininosuccinate lyase translates to MKLWGGRFKGGTDKLMEEFNSSISYDIRLLKYDIQGSIAHAKGLNKAGVLTDSEFELIEKGLNAIIEETDMNKIPDDEDVHTYVERLLTEKIGDAGRKLHTGRSRNDQVATDERLYLRDVVKEIKNDLNKLINVLNEQADKYKDIIMPGYTHLQRAQPVTLGHHFHAYVEMFKRDLSRLDDMYKRVNVMPLGSGALAGTTFEIDRKYVSSLLGFDDITLNSMDGVSDRDYIIEFLSFASIIMMHLSRFCEELILWSSKEFDFIELDDRYSTGSSMMPQKKNPDAAELIRGKTGRVYGDLITILTVMKGLPLAYNKDMQEDKEALFDGIDTLEICLKVFTGMIKTVDVKIDNLERAAKHGYMNATDFADYLVSKGIPFRKAHEISGKVVLHAIDKKCAIEDLPLLELKKFCDAIDVDVYNAIDLKNTLKKKKTIGSPSVS, encoded by the coding sequence ATGAAACTATGGGGAGGTAGGTTTAAGGGCGGTACGGATAAATTGATGGAGGAGTTTAATTCCTCCATTTCTTACGATATTAGATTGTTAAAGTATGATATACAAGGTTCAATTGCACATGCAAAAGGACTTAATAAAGCTGGGGTTTTGACAGACAGCGAATTTGAGTTGATAGAAAAAGGACTTAATGCCATTATTGAAGAAACAGATATGAATAAAATACCAGATGACGAAGATGTCCATACATATGTTGAAAGGCTTTTAACAGAAAAGATTGGAGATGCGGGTCGAAAGCTTCATACAGGAAGAAGCCGCAATGACCAGGTAGCCACAGATGAAAGGCTATATTTGAGAGATGTTGTAAAAGAAATAAAAAATGATTTGAATAAACTTATCAATGTATTAAATGAGCAGGCTGATAAGTATAAAGATATAATAATGCCGGGATATACACATCTTCAAAGGGCACAGCCTGTTACATTAGGGCATCATTTTCATGCATATGTTGAGATGTTTAAGAGAGACCTATCAAGGCTTGATGATATGTATAAAAGGGTAAATGTGATGCCGCTGGGGTCTGGCGCACTTGCAGGAACAACCTTTGAAATTGACAGAAAATATGTTAGCTCACTTCTGGGGTTTGATGATATAACATTAAACAGCATGGATGGTGTCAGCGACAGGGATTATATCATAGAATTTTTAAGTTTTGCATCTATTATTATGATGCATTTAAGCCGGTTCTGTGAAGAGCTTATACTGTGGTCAAGTAAAGAGTTTGATTTTATTGAATTGGATGACAGATATTCAACAGGTAGCAGCATGATGCCACAAAAGAAAAACCCTGATGCGGCAGAATTAATAAGGGGTAAAACCGGAAGGGTATATGGTGATTTAATAACGATATTGACGGTTATGAAGGGATTGCCCCTTGCATACAATAAGGATATGCAGGAGGATAAGGAAGCATTGTTTGACGGAATAGATACATTGGAAATATGTCTTAAGGTATTTACAGGCATGATAAAAACAGTAGATGTAAAGATTGATAACTTAGAAAGAGCCGCAAAACATGGATACATGAATGCAACAGATTTTGCGGACTATCTTGTATCAAAAGGAATACCCTTTAGGAAAGCCCATGAAATTTCAGGTAAGGTGGTGCTACATGCAATAGATAAAAAATGTGCTATAGAGGATTTGCCGCTTTTGGAACTTAAAAAGTTCTGTGATGCTATAGATGTTGATGTTTATAATGCAATAGATTTAAAAAATACATTAAAAAAGAAAAAGACAATAGGTTCCCCAAGCGTTTCTTAG
- a CDS encoding argininosuccinate synthase, giving the protein MLDGEKVVLAYSGGLDTSVIIPWLKENYGCEIIAACIDVGQGSELKTVREKALASGAAKVYVEDVKEELVKDYIFPTLKAGAVYEGKYLLGTSFARPLIAKKLVEIAHKEGAKAIAHGATGKGNDQVRFEVSIHALDPSLKIIAPWRIWDLKSREDEIEYAKKKGIPVSVTKDKIYSVDNNMWHISHEGGDLEDPWNEPKSDLYDMIVPPEKAPDVPEYVLIEFKKGIPVKVNEKELKPVEIIEELNKIAGRNGVGIIDIVENRLVGMKSRGVYETPAGTVLYSAHKELEYLVLDKETMRFKDIVAQKYADLVYNGLWFSPLREALDAFVDKTQENVTGIVKLKLYKGNVINAGSKSPYSLYNEEFVTFGEDEVYNQKDAEGFINLFGLPLKIKALMDMNRKDDFNETMGR; this is encoded by the coding sequence ATGTTAGATGGTGAAAAAGTGGTTTTAGCATATTCCGGAGGGCTTGACACATCAGTTATAATTCCATGGCTTAAAGAAAACTACGGATGTGAGATTATTGCGGCATGTATTGATGTTGGGCAAGGGAGTGAATTAAAAACCGTAAGAGAAAAGGCTTTGGCAAGTGGTGCGGCTAAGGTATATGTAGAAGATGTAAAAGAGGAACTTGTTAAAGATTATATATTTCCAACTTTAAAAGCAGGTGCGGTATATGAAGGTAAATATCTTCTTGGTACATCCTTTGCAAGACCGTTAATTGCTAAAAAGCTGGTGGAGATTGCTCACAAAGAAGGTGCAAAGGCGATAGCACATGGTGCTACAGGAAAGGGAAATGACCAGGTAAGGTTTGAGGTATCTATACATGCCCTTGACCCATCACTTAAAATAATAGCGCCATGGAGAATCTGGGATTTGAAATCAAGGGAAGATGAGATAGAATATGCGAAGAAAAAAGGGATTCCTGTATCTGTTACTAAGGATAAGATATACAGCGTTGATAACAATATGTGGCATATAAGCCATGAAGGCGGTGACCTTGAAGACCCATGGAATGAGCCGAAAAGTGACCTTTATGATATGATAGTGCCTCCGGAAAAAGCCCCTGATGTTCCGGAATATGTCCTTATAGAATTCAAAAAAGGTATTCCTGTAAAAGTAAATGAGAAAGAATTAAAGCCTGTTGAAATAATCGAAGAATTAAATAAAATAGCGGGTAGGAATGGAGTAGGCATAATTGATATTGTGGAAAACAGACTTGTAGGGATGAAATCACGCGGTGTTTATGAGACACCGGCTGGAACAGTGCTTTATTCTGCACATAAGGAACTTGAATATCTTGTACTTGACAAAGAAACAATGAGGTTTAAAGACATTGTTGCACAAAAATATGCTGACCTTGTCTATAATGGCTTATGGTTTTCACCATTAAGAGAAGCCCTTGATGCTTTTGTAGATAAGACACAGGAGAATGTTACAGGTATAGTAAAACTTAAATTATATAAAGGCAATGTGATAAATGCGGGTTCAAAATCTCCATATTCACTTTATAATGAGGAATTTGTAACATTTGGGGAAGATGAAGTCTATAATCAAAAAGATGCGGAAGGATTTATTAATCTTTTTGGACTTCCTCTTAAAATTAAGGCATTAATGGATATGAATAGAAAGGATGATTTCAATGAAACTATGGGGAGGTAG